GCACGCCCTTCTGCCCGACCTGGAATATGTCAGTGGCAACAGCCTTGGGGAGTTCACAGAGACCGAGAACCACGGTCTTGGGGAATATGACGACGCCCTTCGCGATGTTGTAGTAGAGGTTCAGGATGCCCACGCCGAAGCGCATGCCGTCTTCTTTCTGTATCCTGTCAATGGCGGCAGATGAGGGATATGCGAAGGCAATGAGCGAAAAAAACGCGAGCACGACGGCCATTTTATACATAGCCCCTCCGTGGGATCTGAACGTTCAATCGACAATGCTAGCAGGATGCGCGAGCCACCGTCAACCGGTTTTTTACGTTCCCGGTTGGGCCTAGCTCTCCAGGATCACCTTTTTACTGATTTTGAAATGCAGCTTGGCCACCTTCGCGAGGCTCTCCACGCCGTGGGTCGAGATGAACTGCTTCGCCATTTTTTCCACGGCCGCCCCCCCGCCCTTCGGGAAGGTGGCTTTAAACTCCTCCTCGAGCTTTTGCAATCGCGTGCAGAACTCGTTCCTCGCGAGGATTGAAGCGGCTGCGACGGCGATATCCGATTCCGCTTTTACCCTGAACACGATATCAATCTTCTTGCCCCGCTTCATCAGGGCGAGGTTGAGCACGCTCTTGTCCGCGAACTTATCGAGGATCGCCTTTTTGCAGTTCGATTTTTTGATGAGCACGTTTTCCAGCGCCCGGGCGTGTCCCCACGCGAGGAGCCTGTTGAGGTTTCCGATTTTTTCATAGAGCGCATTGTACTTTTCGGGGCCGATCGCGACAATCGAGTAGGTGGCCTCGTTTTTAATCACTTCTGCCATTTCTTCAATGCGTTTCGCGGTGAGCTGTTTGCTGTCGGCGACGCCGAGATCGAGCATTTTTCGCGCGATCGGCTTTTCAACATAGACGGAGGCGATGATCAGCGGTCCGAAGTAATCACCCTTCCCGCTCTCGTCCACCCCGATGCGGGCCTCGGCGATGGAGGGGTCGAGTATCTCTTCATACCCCAGCGACACCTCCTTGAGCAGTACCGGCTCGAGGTAGAAGACGATGAAATCATGGGTGCCCTTTCCTTGGATGAGCAGCTTGCCGTTGCGGAAGGCAGTCAGGCTCACGCCCTTCTTGCTCGCCCCGTAGAACGCGTGCGGGACCTTCTCCCTGATCTCGAACCCCTGCTCCATGAGGTCGTGCTTCATTCGCAGGACCTGGTGTTCGTTCAGATATGCGATATACGTTATGTCAGATCGTTTGGTGAGCACTGGAGATCAGATCCACGGGTTTCAAGGTGTGGTGACCATGTGATTTTCTTTGTCCATTCAGTCGATGGTCCATAGATACATCAGCTTGGGGGCGGCCGCCTCCATCATCCCTTCCCGGAGACTCACCAAGGGTGAAAATGCATGAGAGGACGCGCTCAACATCTCCCTGAGCGAAAAGAGCTTCTCATAGCGGATGAGCCTGATTTTTTTCACGCCGAGCATCCCGCGCACCGCTGCGAGGGACTCGTCGCGGTATCCGATGGCATCAACCAGGCCTGCCCTGAGCGCTTCAGGGGCGAGGAAGATTCTTCCGTCCGCGATGTGGCTCATCTGCTCCCTGCTCAATTTTCTCTGTGAGGCGACGACGGTTGCGAACCTGTAGAAGACCTCGTCGGTGATGCCCTGCAGGAGCTGTTCCTCCTCGGGGGTGAGCGGGCGGGTGGGGGAGAGGAGGTCTTTCATTCTCCCCTTTTTAATGATGACTTCCCTGATCCCCAACTTTTGGAACAGCCCCTCCACATTCACGCTGTGCACGATGACGCCTATATTGCCGGTGATGGTCGTCGGTTGCGCGATGATCTTGTCGGAACCCACCGCGACGTAGTACGCGCCTGAGGTGGCGACGTCTCTGAGAAAAGAGACTACCGGCTTGCCGCTTTTGCGTATCTTTTGGACCTCGTGGTAAATGAGATCGCTGTCCCCGACACTCCCCCCGGGGCTGTCAATCTCAAGGATAACGGCTTTCACGGCGTTGTCGCCCGCGGCCTTCTTGAGCTGTGAGAGGATCGAGGCGACCATTCCGCGCCCCCCGAAGAGTGAATCCCCGTAACCGCTGCCGATTAACCCCCGTATGGGAATAAGGGCGGCCTTGTCGGGACCCTCTCCCTCCACCGTGAACTCGCGGAATTTTGCGGCGTCGCTCCCCGATGCGCTCTGTCCGATAACGAGCATGGAGAGGGCGATATTAAAAAAGATGCTCACCGCGAACATGAGGAGGAGCAGGCCAAGTGCGGCCCATTTTAATACCTTGCGCATGCGGCCCGGTGTATCATTCATAACCGTACCCTTTGCAGAAGGATAGCCCCTGCATGGCAAATAATCAGTGCCCGGTGCTCAGGGACAAGATATAATGGTTAACCGGGTATGAAAGGGGTACCGACAAACCCTTTACCTGGTACATTTATATGGGTAAATTTTAGTACTATTCACCACCACAGTCAAGGGGTTATTTTTGTGGGGTTATTTTTGTGAGCAGTGACATTCCGCTGCTCTGTCCCGAGTGCCGGCATCCGTTAAGCCGGAAGGGGAATGGCATTTCCTGTGACGCCTGCCGCGGGTCGTTTCCCCTCGACGACGATATCCCGATACTTCTCCCCCTCTCGCTGGGTCAGTTCAAGGAACGGGAGAGCGCGTATCACGCCGCCCTGAGCGAGGAGTTCGAAGATATACATAATCTCGATGCCGGCCGCGTCGCCAGGTTCAAAGAGGAGTATCATAGGTATCTCGGGGCGCTCGAGCCCGGCAGCGTGATCCTCGAACTCGGCTGCGGGACGGGCTGGGATACGGCGAGGCTCGCGGCGCGGGGCATGGCCGTGTATCTCAGCGATATCTCCCCGGGTATGGTGAGGAAGGCGCGGGAGCGTGTGCGCACGTCGGGCGCGGCGGAGGGCGCGGTTAGTTTTTTTGTGTTTGATGCGGAGGCGATTCCGTTCCCGTCGGACAATTTTGACGCGGTTTTCATTACCGCTGCGCTCCACCACCTGCCCTCGCCGGAACGCAGCGTTGCCGAGATGCGGAGGGTGTGCAGGCCCGGGGGCGTTGTAGTGCTCGGATTCGAGCCGAACTCCTGGCCGTATTATACGCTCTTCCCCGCGCGGCGGTTTGTGTCGGTTCTCGTGAAAGCCGCGGCGCTGTTCATTCGCTCCCCCCGTGAAGCGCTACGGAAAGCGAAGACCGTCCGGCGCGCAAAAGGGGTGCTGATAGAGACGCGCGGATCAGACGCCGAGCTCTATTCTCCCGGCGACAGGGAAGCGAGCGGATTCAGCAGGAGGCGGATCGCGCGGATTCTCAAGGGGGCCGGCCTTGAGCCTGTCTCCGTTTCGCGAGTCTGGTACCTGAACGGATTTATCCAGGAGTTCTCTCTGCTTAGGAAATTCCGCTCCCCCTCTCCCCGCGTCGAGGCGTTTCTCATCGGGCTTGACCGTCTCCTTGCACGGATCCCGGTGGTGAGGATGGCGAACTGGCACTGGAACGTTATCGCTAAGAAACCGTAGACGTTGGCGCGATTCCGAAGCAGGGGGCGAATTCAGACCTA
The genomic region above belongs to Candidatus Auribacterota bacterium and contains:
- the sppA gene encoding signal peptide peptidase SppA, which translates into the protein MNDTPGRMRKVLKWAALGLLLLMFAVSIFFNIALSMLVIGQSASGSDAAKFREFTVEGEGPDKAALIPIRGLIGSGYGDSLFGGRGMVASILSQLKKAAGDNAVKAVILEIDSPGGSVGDSDLIYHEVQKIRKSGKPVVSFLRDVATSGAYYVAVGSDKIIAQPTTITGNIGVIVHSVNVEGLFQKLGIREVIIKKGRMKDLLSPTRPLTPEEEQLLQGITDEVFYRFATVVASQRKLSREQMSHIADGRIFLAPEALRAGLVDAIGYRDESLAAVRGMLGVKKIRLIRYEKLFSLREMLSASSHAFSPLVSLREGMMEAAAPKLMYLWTID
- the rnhC gene encoding ribonuclease HIII gives rise to the protein MLTKRSDITYIAYLNEHQVLRMKHDLMEQGFEIREKVPHAFYGASKKGVSLTAFRNGKLLIQGKGTHDFIVFYLEPVLLKEVSLGYEEILDPSIAEARIGVDESGKGDYFGPLIIASVYVEKPIARKMLDLGVADSKQLTAKRIEEMAEVIKNEATYSIVAIGPEKYNALYEKIGNLNRLLAWGHARALENVLIKKSNCKKAILDKFADKSVLNLALMKRGKKIDIVFRVKAESDIAVAAASILARNEFCTRLQKLEEEFKATFPKGGGAAVEKMAKQFISTHGVESLAKVAKLHFKISKKVILES
- a CDS encoding methyltransferase domain-containing protein yields the protein MSSDIPLLCPECRHPLSRKGNGISCDACRGSFPLDDDIPILLPLSLGQFKERESAYHAALSEEFEDIHNLDAGRVARFKEEYHRYLGALEPGSVILELGCGTGWDTARLAARGMAVYLSDISPGMVRKARERVRTSGAAEGAVSFFVFDAEAIPFPSDNFDAVFITAALHHLPSPERSVAEMRRVCRPGGVVVLGFEPNSWPYYTLFPARRFVSVLVKAAALFIRSPREALRKAKTVRRAKGVLIETRGSDAELYSPGDREASGFSRRRIARILKGAGLEPVSVSRVWYLNGFIQEFSLLRKFRSPSPRVEAFLIGLDRLLARIPVVRMANWHWNVIAKKP